The following are from one region of the Erwinia billingiae Eb661 genome:
- a CDS encoding alkene reductase yields MKKLFTGYRLGDITLKNRFIMAPMTRSRARDEHADALTALYYAQRASAGLIISEGLPVSREGTGYLFNPGIYLDSHVEAWLPVTQAVHKKGGKIFAQLWHVGRVSHTSLQPEGQHPVSSVSVQGGSAFAWDENGEPATVTASPPRALLTEEIKQIVADFRNAAANAISAGFDGVEVHGANGYLIEQFINPVLNTRDDGYGGGSLANRTRLLLEIVDAISDEIGTSRTGVRLSPCNQLQDMAHYADTSETYLYIGKELSRRGIAYVHLMAQGPVMFNGLLRDFRQVWRGTLILAGGLTPAQAAALIDDGLTDLAAFGSPFIANPDFVERVRKGWPLTMARRSSYYGGGEEGYTDYPFHGEDHD; encoded by the coding sequence ATGAAAAAGCTATTTACCGGCTACAGGCTCGGCGATATCACGCTGAAAAACCGCTTTATCATGGCGCCCATGACGCGCTCCCGCGCACGGGACGAGCATGCTGATGCCTTAACGGCACTTTATTACGCACAACGTGCCAGCGCCGGATTAATTATTTCAGAAGGTTTACCGGTCTCTCGCGAAGGCACTGGCTATCTCTTTAATCCGGGGATCTATCTCGACAGTCATGTTGAAGCCTGGCTGCCAGTCACACAGGCCGTGCATAAGAAAGGAGGAAAAATATTTGCTCAGCTCTGGCATGTTGGACGGGTATCTCATACCAGCCTCCAGCCTGAGGGGCAGCACCCTGTCAGTTCCGTCTCCGTTCAGGGTGGGAGCGCCTTTGCCTGGGATGAAAATGGTGAACCTGCAACGGTTACTGCAAGCCCGCCCCGCGCCCTGCTGACTGAAGAGATTAAGCAGATAGTGGCTGATTTTCGCAATGCCGCTGCCAACGCCATTTCGGCGGGGTTTGATGGCGTGGAGGTGCATGGTGCCAATGGCTATCTCATTGAACAATTCATTAATCCTGTACTGAATACGCGCGATGACGGCTACGGCGGCGGAAGCCTGGCAAACCGTACGCGCCTTCTTCTTGAAATTGTTGACGCCATTTCAGATGAAATTGGTACAAGCCGGACGGGCGTGCGCCTTTCCCCCTGTAATCAACTTCAGGACATGGCTCATTACGCCGATACCTCGGAAACCTATCTTTATATCGGTAAGGAGCTTAGCCGCAGAGGGATAGCTTATGTCCACCTGATGGCCCAGGGGCCCGTGATGTTTAACGGCCTGTTGCGCGATTTCCGACAGGTATGGCGTGGCACGCTTATCCTCGCAGGTGGTCTTACTCCCGCTCAGGCCGCGGCACTTATCGACGATGGACTGACCGATCTTGCGGCTTTTGGCAGTCCGTTTATCGCCAATCCAGATTTTGTTGAGCGGGTGCGCAAGGGCTGGCCACTGACTATGGCCAGGCGAAGTTCCTATTACGGCGGTGGGGAAGAAGGCTATACCGATTATCCCTTCCATGGTGAAGATCATGACTGA
- a CDS encoding nuclear transport factor 2 family protein: protein MINSFNCQGSIRVSRMLLEKLKALECSLHGARRNDRKWLEQILHPEFREITRSGVIVDRAETIASLTGELSPTIILSSDFRLISMGEYCAILHYKTYNSDGSRASLRSSCWMYSDRERWELAFHQGTPEAGAV from the coding sequence ATGATAAATTCCTTCAACTGTCAGGGTTCAATTAGGGTGAGCAGAATGCTCCTGGAAAAGCTAAAAGCACTTGAATGCAGTCTTCACGGTGCCCGGAGGAATGATCGGAAATGGCTTGAACAGATTTTGCATCCGGAATTTCGGGAAATTACACGGTCAGGCGTAATAGTTGACCGCGCGGAGACGATAGCATCTCTGACTGGCGAATTAAGTCCTACGATCATTCTTAGCAGTGATTTCCGGCTGATCAGCATGGGGGAGTACTGCGCCATTTTGCACTACAAGACGTACAATTCGGACGGCAGCCGAGCATCCCTGCGTTCTTCCTGCTGGATGTATTCTGACAGGGAGCGATGGGAGCTGGCATTCCATCAGGGAACACCAGAGGCAGGTGCGGTATAA
- a CDS encoding DMT family transporter, translating into MHILMIILAVVGGAVLSMQAAIGGKLGSNVGVFRSAFLTFSIGALVTALLIFFFEPKQALTLMDVPKWQLLGALCGVPYIVIMVLAVQRIGSAVATVAVIFGQLAMSMLIDNFGWLGNEAIHFSVTRLGAVVCLGIALFFIYSSSKTKTTPAEKNVKQASARS; encoded by the coding sequence ATGCATATTTTAATGATTATTCTGGCGGTCGTCGGTGGCGCAGTCCTCAGCATGCAGGCGGCGATTGGCGGCAAGCTGGGCAGCAACGTCGGCGTATTTCGCAGCGCGTTTCTGACCTTCTCGATTGGCGCACTGGTCACCGCACTGCTGATTTTCTTCTTTGAACCTAAACAAGCCCTGACCTTGATGGACGTGCCGAAATGGCAACTGCTGGGCGCACTCTGTGGCGTTCCGTACATCGTGATTATGGTGCTGGCGGTGCAGCGAATTGGTTCGGCGGTTGCCACGGTGGCGGTGATCTTTGGTCAGCTGGCGATGAGCATGCTGATTGATAACTTCGGCTGGTTAGGCAATGAGGCGATTCACTTCTCCGTGACGCGTCTTGGTGCAGTGGTTTGCCTGGGGATCGCGCTGTTCTTTATTTACTCCAGCAGTAAGACCAAAACCACACCGGCGGAAAAAAACGTCAAGCAGGCCTCGGCGCGCAGCTGA
- a CDS encoding LLM class flavin-dependent oxidoreductase, whose amino-acid sequence MKEKTIPLSLLDLAPITEGNTLSDAITNSVRLAQAAEKAGYHRFWMAEHHNMVDIASAATAVILSHIGAKTEKIRIGSGGIMLPNHAPLVVAEQFGTLEIMYPGRVDLGLGRAPGTDQETLQALRRETRAKGLDFPDMLDELQHFLAPAQRGQRITAVPGAGLDIPLWLLGSSTFSAQLAAQKGLPLVFASHFAPDAMLAAIDTYRSGFRPSESLAEPYVMICVNVVAAENQSEADYLATTELQKFVNLGRGVEVKLPKPVDDMNALWHPVEAQRVLTQLRESVWGTKETVRTGLNDLVRRTGADEIMVNSWIHDADARIRSHQLIAEAWN is encoded by the coding sequence ATGAAAGAGAAAACAATCCCCCTGTCACTGCTTGACCTGGCACCCATTACCGAAGGCAATACCCTTTCTGACGCCATTACCAACAGCGTGCGGCTGGCGCAGGCGGCCGAAAAAGCCGGGTATCACCGTTTCTGGATGGCAGAGCATCACAATATGGTCGATATCGCCAGCGCGGCGACGGCGGTGATACTCAGCCATATCGGCGCAAAAACTGAAAAAATTCGTATTGGCTCGGGTGGCATTATGCTGCCAAACCATGCACCGCTTGTTGTCGCTGAGCAGTTTGGCACGCTTGAGATTATGTATCCGGGCCGCGTTGATTTAGGACTGGGCCGTGCGCCGGGCACTGACCAGGAAACATTGCAGGCGCTGCGCCGTGAAACCCGCGCCAAGGGACTCGACTTCCCCGACATGCTGGATGAACTACAGCATTTTCTTGCGCCTGCACAACGCGGACAGCGTATTACGGCCGTGCCAGGTGCGGGACTCGATATTCCGTTGTGGTTGCTGGGTTCGAGTACCTTCAGTGCACAGCTGGCGGCGCAGAAAGGTTTGCCCCTTGTTTTTGCCTCTCACTTTGCGCCCGATGCCATGCTCGCTGCCATTGATACCTATCGTTCAGGCTTCCGCCCATCAGAATCGCTTGCCGAACCGTATGTGATGATTTGCGTCAACGTCGTCGCCGCTGAAAACCAGAGCGAAGCAGACTATCTGGCGACTACCGAACTGCAGAAGTTTGTAAATCTTGGGCGGGGCGTTGAGGTGAAATTACCGAAGCCGGTAGACGATATGAATGCGCTCTGGCATCCGGTAGAGGCTCAGCGCGTACTGACTCAGCTGCGTGAATCGGTGTGGGGCACAAAAGAGACCGTCCGGACCGGCCTGAATGACCTGGTCCGCCGTACCGGTGCGGATGAAATTATGGTGAATTCGTGGATACATGATGCCGATGCAAGGATCAGGTCACATCAGCTCATCGCTGAAGCCTGGAACTGA
- a CDS encoding IS3 family transposase (programmed frameshift) — translation MTGRNRRNFSPEFRLEAAQLVLDQHYTVAAAATAMNVGKSTMDKWVRQLKEERAGKSPTASPMTPEQIEIRELKKRLQRVEMERDIFKKGYRALDVRLPEQFSLVEKFRARFPVAVVCNVFGVHRSSYKYWRQPRKPDATRVALLSLVREVYRESNGSAGARSIAAMVTTKGIKLSRWRATKLMKALNIISCQQPGHRYKKASKEHIEIPNYLDRQFAVTEPNQAWCGDVTYIWTGKRWAYLAVVLDLFSRKPVGWAMSFFPDSALTAKALSMAWEARGKPANLLYHSDQGSHYTSRNFRQLLWRYQIKQSLSRRGNCWDNSPMERFFRSLKTEWVPDNGYANFSEASTAITNYITGYYSQLRPHQYNGGLTPNESERLFWKNSKAVASFC, via the exons ATGACCGGACGTAACAGACGCAATTTTAGCCCCGAGTTTCGCCTCGAAGCTGCCCAGCTTGTACTCGATCAGCATTACACCGTTGCCGCCGCTGCTACGGCAATGAACGTCGGCAAATCCACAATGGACAAATGGGTTCGACAACTGAAAGAAGAGCGAGCGGGAAAATCACCCACTGCTTCACCCATGACACCTGAGCAGATTGAAATACGCGAGCTAAAGAAAAGACTTCAACGCGTTGAAATGGAAAGGGATATAT TTAAAAAAGGCTACCGCGCTCTTGATGTCAGACTCCCTGAACAATTCTCATTAGTTGAGAAATTCAGGGCGCGGTTTCCTGTTGCCGTTGTGTGCAACGTGTTTGGGGTTCATCGCAGCAGTTATAAATACTGGCGGCAGCCCAGGAAGCCTGACGCCACGAGAGTGGCATTACTGAGCCTTGTGCGTGAAGTTTATCGCGAAAGTAACGGCTCAGCAGGAGCGCGAAGCATTGCCGCGATGGTCACCACCAAAGGTATAAAACTGAGCCGCTGGCGGGCAACAAAGCTAATGAAAGCGCTCAATATTATCAGCTGTCAGCAACCTGGCCATCGTTATAAGAAGGCGTCTAAGGAGCACATTGAGATCCCTAATTATCTGGATCGCCAGTTTGCTGTTACCGAGCCTAATCAGGCCTGGTGCGGTGATGTGACTTATATCTGGACGGGAAAACGCTGGGCTTATCTGGCTGTTGTACTCGATTTGTTTTCCCGTAAACCGGTTGGCTGGGCGATGTCATTTTTCCCGGATTCTGCACTGACAGCTAAAGCGCTGTCCATGGCCTGGGAAGCGCGAGGAAAGCCGGCTAATTTACTGTATCACTCGGACCAAGGCAGCCACTATACCAGCAGGAATTTCAGGCAGTTACTGTGGAGATATCAGATAAAGCAAAGCCTGAGTCGCCGGGGAAATTGCTGGGATAACAGCCCAATGGAACGATTCTTCAGAAGCCTGAAAACAGAGTGGGTACCGGATAATGGCTACGCGAATTTTAGCGAAGCCAGCACGGCAATAACGAATTACATCACAGGATATTACAGCCAGCTCAGACCTCATCAATATAATGGTGGTTTGACGCCGAATGAATCAGAACGATTGTTCTGGAAAAACTCTAAAGCTGTGGCCAGTTTTTGTTGA
- a CDS encoding GNAT family N-acetyltransferase codes for MKIQLTNITPDCPGFAELRSQSMAEGFNMLRRLEENWLSGQNRFDRPGEKVIGASVDGLIVGVCGLNIDPFTLKTGIGRLRHLYVDSGWRKRQIGSALLNEIIKDSGRWFDFINTNAPPSAFTFYERAGFVALTGIEKVTHRLCLRDTAR; via the coding sequence ATGAAAATCCAACTCACAAACATCACCCCGGACTGCCCTGGATTTGCTGAGTTAAGATCGCAGAGCATGGCTGAAGGATTTAACATGCTGCGCAGACTGGAAGAAAACTGGCTTAGCGGGCAGAACCGCTTTGACAGGCCCGGAGAAAAAGTAATTGGGGCTTCTGTCGATGGATTAATCGTCGGCGTGTGTGGACTCAACATCGATCCATTTACGCTAAAAACTGGCATTGGCCGTCTACGCCATCTCTATGTAGATTCAGGATGGAGAAAAAGGCAGATTGGCAGCGCCCTTCTCAATGAAATTATTAAGGATTCTGGTCGCTGGTTTGATTTCATCAACACAAACGCTCCTCCATCGGCTTTCACCTTCTATGAACGAGCTGGCTTTGTTGCTTTAACTGGCATAGAAAAAGTCACGCACCGCCTATGCCTCAGAGACACAGCGCGATAA
- a CDS encoding LysR family transcriptional regulator, which yields MRNTDHLGGITAFVTTAQQGGFTAAAERLGLTKSAVGKSVGRLEARLGLKLFLRSTRRLSLTPDGERFLISCQNAMDILEQAEAELTSHICQPSGRLRVDLPAAFGRQRILPILLQITRRYPELALTVTFSERFVDLIEEGIDLVIRIGELADSSGLVARRLTTQKLVICASPDYLLYGGEPVSSEELSQHQCVVGFRRNQPISWLLKENDGQISRYTPPPTHEFADGDAMLSATLAGCGLSQLPLWLVGKYLESGELKEVLVGHSGGEMPISALWPKNRQLLPKIRYVVDTLIKAAEDGLLD from the coding sequence ATGCGAAATACCGATCACCTGGGCGGAATTACCGCCTTTGTCACTACTGCACAGCAGGGAGGTTTTACCGCGGCGGCTGAGAGACTCGGGCTGACAAAATCAGCCGTGGGTAAAAGTGTGGGTCGCCTTGAAGCCAGGCTGGGACTTAAATTGTTTCTGCGATCCACGCGGCGTCTGAGCCTGACGCCGGATGGTGAGCGTTTCCTGATAAGTTGTCAAAATGCCATGGATATTCTTGAGCAGGCAGAAGCCGAGTTGACCTCTCATATCTGCCAGCCTTCAGGGCGGCTTCGGGTGGACTTACCCGCAGCCTTTGGCAGACAGCGTATTTTGCCGATCCTGCTGCAGATTACACGCCGTTATCCCGAACTCGCATTGACCGTCACTTTCAGCGAACGATTTGTCGACCTCATTGAGGAGGGTATTGACCTTGTCATCCGCATTGGTGAACTTGCCGACAGCAGTGGGCTGGTTGCCAGAAGGCTGACCACGCAGAAACTGGTTATCTGCGCTTCTCCTGACTATTTACTGTACGGTGGAGAACCCGTTTCATCTGAAGAACTGAGCCAGCATCAGTGTGTGGTGGGGTTTCGCCGGAATCAGCCGATCTCCTGGCTACTCAAAGAAAATGATGGTCAGATTTCGCGGTATACGCCGCCACCGACCCATGAGTTTGCGGACGGAGATGCGATGTTATCGGCCACGCTGGCGGGCTGTGGGCTTTCACAACTGCCGTTATGGCTGGTTGGAAAATATCTTGAATCAGGGGAGCTGAAAGAGGTTCTGGTCGGACATTCCGGTGGAGAAATGCCCATCAGTGCGCTCTGGCCTAAAAACCGCCAACTGTTACCTAAAATTCGTTATGTTGTGGACACGTTGATAAAGGCAGCAGAAGACGGCTTACTTGACTGA
- a CDS encoding DMT family transporter, with protein sequence MPLIKTLSRHTLGLIMVCLSAILWSSAGFFVRMIDMNTWAMVAWRSLFAFLSLILLLAWGGYLRRFSFRNDVGLKGLITAAVMAISMFCYVAALKLTSVAGVMTVYATIPFFAMGLGWLIQSKKITKRALISAAVSLVGVVVMAASASGSGDTAGNALALIMTAGFAASIVMSGKWPEMNLPAVTALACALCGVFCFAMMPQGLPVPGTHDILWLIAFALSTQSMSYLLFMAGSRHLDPAEASLIAQADIVLGPMWVWVFFSELPANNTLLGGAITFVAVTGYLAGEYYLKRNSARKN encoded by the coding sequence ATGCCACTTATTAAAACCCTCAGCAGGCACACTCTGGGGCTGATTATGGTGTGCCTTTCGGCCATCCTGTGGAGCTCAGCGGGATTTTTCGTGAGAATGATCGATATGAACACATGGGCTATGGTCGCATGGCGCTCACTGTTTGCTTTCCTGTCGCTGATTCTTCTGCTTGCATGGGGCGGGTATCTACGCCGCTTTTCATTCCGTAATGATGTGGGCTTAAAAGGGCTGATAACGGCTGCTGTAATGGCAATTTCCATGTTCTGCTACGTAGCGGCACTGAAACTCACCAGCGTCGCAGGCGTGATGACCGTCTATGCCACAATCCCTTTTTTTGCTATGGGGTTGGGCTGGCTGATACAGAGTAAAAAAATTACGAAACGCGCGCTTATCTCCGCAGCAGTTAGCCTCGTCGGCGTTGTAGTTATGGCTGCCTCCGCATCGGGTTCAGGCGATACGGCAGGTAACGCTCTGGCTCTGATAATGACTGCCGGGTTTGCCGCCAGCATAGTTATGTCCGGAAAGTGGCCGGAAATGAACCTGCCTGCAGTCACAGCTCTGGCTTGCGCCCTCTGCGGAGTGTTCTGCTTTGCGATGATGCCGCAGGGTCTCCCTGTTCCAGGTACGCATGACATCTTATGGTTAATTGCTTTTGCGCTGTCCACGCAGAGTATGAGCTATCTATTGTTCATGGCAGGAAGCCGGCATCTTGACCCTGCAGAGGCCAGTCTGATTGCACAAGCTGACATCGTATTGGGGCCCATGTGGGTCTGGGTGTTCTTCAGTGAATTGCCAGCCAATAATACGTTGTTGGGTGGGGCAATAACCTTTGTTGCAGTCACAGGTTACCTTGCAGGTGAGTATTACCTGAAAAGAAATTCGGCACGGAAAAACTGA
- a CDS encoding NAD(P)H-dependent oxidoreductase, which produces MTKITEFLNWRYATKKYDPAKKIPADKLEHILEAVRLTATSSGLQPFELLVVTNAEIREKIKAVSWNQAQVTDCSHLLVFAAWDDITADRVNMMFDLTNDVRNSTNEGWENYRQMLLGIVAERGQEANYQAAARQAYIGLGSALIAAAEQQVDATPMEGFDPAAVDEILGLSAKNLRSVIILPLGYRSDEGDWLVNLKKVRRARENFITEIK; this is translated from the coding sequence ATGACTAAGATTACCGAGTTTCTTAACTGGCGTTACGCAACCAAAAAATACGATCCGGCGAAGAAAATCCCGGCCGACAAGCTGGAACATATTCTTGAAGCCGTGCGCTTAACCGCGACCTCCAGCGGCCTGCAACCTTTTGAATTACTGGTGGTGACCAACGCGGAAATTCGCGAAAAAATCAAAGCGGTCAGCTGGAATCAGGCGCAGGTTACTGACTGCTCGCATCTGCTGGTCTTCGCTGCCTGGGACGACATCACCGCCGATCGCGTCAATATGATGTTCGATCTGACCAATGACGTGCGCAACTCGACCAACGAAGGCTGGGAAAACTATCGTCAGATGCTGCTGGGCATCGTGGCGGAACGCGGTCAGGAAGCCAACTATCAGGCCGCGGCCCGCCAGGCCTATATTGGTCTGGGTTCCGCACTGATTGCCGCCGCTGAACAGCAGGTAGATGCCACCCCGATGGAAGGATTTGATCCGGCGGCAGTGGATGAGATTCTGGGCCTGAGCGCCAAAAATCTGCGCAGCGTGATCATTTTACCGCTGGGCTACCGTTCCGACGAAGGTGACTGGCTGGTTAACCTGAAGAAAGTCCGCCGTGCTCGCGAGAACTTTATTACCGAGATTAAGTAG
- a CDS encoding EthD family reductase, whose product MTTLNGFKHVGFLIRKKGQSFEDFVKHWDEVHTEIALRLPGLRGYVLNPVDREKYPDAPVDGFSELWFDSIEDAVAAFDSPVGQEAFRDVPNFVDSAAITYITEIRKR is encoded by the coding sequence ATGACAACTTTAAACGGCTTCAAGCATGTGGGCTTTCTTATTCGTAAAAAAGGACAGAGTTTTGAAGACTTTGTAAAGCACTGGGATGAAGTACACACGGAAATTGCTCTGCGTTTGCCGGGATTACGGGGCTACGTTTTAAATCCCGTCGATCGGGAAAAATACCCGGATGCCCCGGTAGATGGGTTTTCTGAATTATGGTTCGACTCCATCGAAGATGCCGTGGCTGCATTTGATTCGCCGGTTGGTCAGGAAGCCTTCCGGGATGTGCCGAACTTTGTCGATAGCGCCGCCATTACCTACATCACCGAAATCAGAAAGCGTTAA
- a CDS encoding nuclear transport factor 2 family protein, whose product MITPLSRSDALSFMETLRKNWESGHWADTDCSVAETVKLRSSHKGILHGKSALIAALREDTSSEKHLNLVTSNFYAAADGEGTAMVSAYLYGEVAPGAKYNPVALFGAVLRLTLKAESDGWKLTEVLINIGWAEGDTDYLVNWRLPPGQQGWRPGDAPPVLVSELDSPWHCIAQNQIKATEEEQIEESYSRYSWGIDQNDFSQFRTCYTLDACGQFPPLGPLKGLHSIVGSLKEFRRHWPWMQHYGVPLKITLRTDGKTAEMWTGRLIPGQIKNKNGEWMYGAHYRIELRKEEALWKFSWSEYVPGWFSEENPPFLN is encoded by the coding sequence ATGATTACCCCTCTTAGCCGCTCAGATGCACTCAGTTTTATGGAAACACTTCGAAAAAACTGGGAATCCGGCCACTGGGCCGATACGGATTGCTCTGTGGCTGAAACGGTCAAACTCAGAAGCAGCCACAAAGGCATACTTCATGGTAAATCAGCATTAATCGCAGCGTTACGTGAAGATACATCCTCTGAAAAGCATCTAAATCTGGTGACCTCTAATTTTTACGCGGCTGCGGACGGAGAAGGGACCGCCATGGTAAGCGCCTATCTGTATGGTGAGGTAGCACCAGGCGCAAAATATAATCCCGTTGCCCTGTTTGGCGCAGTGTTGCGACTGACGCTGAAAGCAGAGTCTGATGGCTGGAAGCTGACCGAAGTGCTTATAAACATCGGCTGGGCGGAAGGTGATACTGATTATCTGGTTAACTGGCGTCTGCCTCCTGGGCAACAGGGGTGGCGTCCGGGAGATGCGCCACCTGTTCTGGTCAGTGAGCTGGATTCCCCCTGGCATTGCATTGCGCAGAACCAGATAAAGGCGACTGAGGAAGAGCAAATTGAGGAGTCGTATTCACGTTATTCGTGGGGGATTGACCAGAATGATTTTAGCCAGTTCCGGACCTGTTACACCTTAGATGCTTGCGGACAATTCCCTCCACTGGGACCATTAAAAGGTCTGCACAGTATTGTAGGATCGCTTAAAGAGTTTCGTCGTCACTGGCCCTGGATGCAGCATTATGGTGTCCCACTAAAAATCACCCTCAGAACAGACGGTAAAACAGCTGAAATGTGGACGGGGCGCTTAATACCAGGACAGATAAAAAATAAGAATGGTGAGTGGATGTACGGTGCTCATTATCGAATTGAGCTTCGCAAAGAAGAGGCTTTGTGGAAGTTCAGCTGGAGCGAGTACGTTCCCGGCTGGTTCTCTGAAGAGAATCCTCCTTTTCTGAACTGA
- a CDS encoding TetR/AcrR family transcriptional regulator, translating into MAKSDTRKRLLNAGIRVFMREGYEGGGITTILSEAGMPKGSFYNLFPSKEEFACATLDAYIETFAQLRTDTLLDSTMIPRMRLMSWLNGHREYIEREPEATGCLAGIIGHTSSVNSEKIRQKLLSFFSCWERDLINVFNDAQHAQTLSPVMSPESAAKLLIHSYEGVMVRIRIEGCTNSYDFLTQTLPDILFAEPPSGCDFKPC; encoded by the coding sequence ATGGCGAAAAGTGATACGCGCAAACGTCTTTTGAACGCTGGTATACGAGTTTTCATGAGGGAGGGTTATGAAGGCGGGGGGATCACGACGATTCTGAGCGAGGCAGGCATGCCTAAAGGGTCTTTTTATAATCTCTTTCCGAGTAAAGAAGAATTTGCCTGTGCCACGCTTGACGCTTATATCGAGACTTTTGCTCAACTACGGACGGATACATTGCTGGACAGTACCATGATTCCTCGCATGCGCCTGATGAGCTGGCTTAACGGGCACAGGGAATATATTGAGCGAGAACCTGAAGCAACAGGCTGCCTGGCGGGTATTATTGGACACACAAGTTCGGTAAACAGTGAAAAAATTCGGCAAAAACTGCTGTCGTTTTTTTCCTGCTGGGAGCGCGATCTGATAAACGTATTTAATGACGCTCAGCATGCTCAGACTTTATCGCCGGTGATGTCACCGGAAAGCGCGGCAAAGCTGCTCATTCATAGTTATGAAGGAGTGATGGTACGTATACGCATAGAAGGGTGCACGAATTCTTATGACTTTCTGACGCAGACTTTACCAGACATTCTTTTTGCAGAACCCCCCTCTGGTTGTGATTTTAAACCATGCTGA
- a CDS encoding DMT family transporter, whose protein sequence is MPLLFILLVVAGGMGLSVEAGLLGPLGSEVGDLWATFSIFGVGAALTFLLMLFFSPRNSPSFFTQPSWTLVGGILGPIYVVILTVAVPIIGIAMTMIGILAGQVFKSLVIDHYGLFGTAHRKIDSKRIIALIFIVAALFLVAKG, encoded by the coding sequence ATGCCGCTTTTATTTATATTACTCGTCGTCGCTGGCGGGATGGGATTATCCGTTGAGGCCGGCTTATTAGGGCCGCTGGGGAGCGAAGTCGGTGACTTATGGGCCACCTTCAGCATTTTTGGCGTCGGTGCGGCGCTGACCTTCCTGTTGATGCTGTTCTTTAGTCCCCGCAACAGCCCGTCATTCTTTACTCAGCCATCATGGACGCTGGTGGGGGGTATCCTCGGGCCAATCTATGTGGTCATTCTGACGGTTGCCGTGCCCATTATCGGCATTGCGATGACCATGATTGGCATTCTCGCCGGACAGGTGTTCAAAAGCCTGGTGATTGACCATTACGGTCTGTTTGGCACCGCCCACCGTAAAATTGACAGCAAGCGCATTATCGCGCTGATTTTTATTGTTGCGGCATTGTTCCTTGTGGCAAAAGGCTAA